From Glycine soja cultivar W05 chromosome 4, ASM419377v2, whole genome shotgun sequence, the proteins below share one genomic window:
- the LOC114408044 gene encoding B-box zinc finger protein 20-like isoform X1, which yields MKIQCAVCDKVEASVFCSADEAALCHSCDRTIHHANKLATKHPRFSLHYPTSQDFPLCDICQERRAYLFCQEDRALLCRECDVPIHRANEHTQKHNRFLLTGVKLSGTSLDPAASSTNCTHGSEGRNNARSRMNRPRSSVSNEENASNSSCKVEDNVASDTGSVSTSSISEYLIETIPGYCFEDLLDASFAPNGFCKNQNYDRHRRFRTKIFKLLGRVWFELRRFQNLNAIDDQLFVKICWKISSFVFVICISFWAPCCILYDFFFILYSRPLFRPLILVFFSIFIGLINNIFWGGVHAFIDMNMNSLNNATEYYVPLS from the exons atgaagatccAGTGTGCTGTGTGTGACAAAGTGGAAGCCTCCGTCTTCTGCTCTGCAGATGAAGCTGCTCTTTGCCATAGTTGTGACCGCACCATTCACCACGCCAACAAGCTTGCAACCAAACACCCACGCTTCTCTCTCCATTACCCCACCTCCCAAGACTTCCCTCTTTGTGATATTTGCCAA gAGAGGCGTGCATATCTATTTTGCCAAGAAGACAGGGCATTGCTATGCAGGGAGTGTGACGTTCCTATCCACAGGGCGAATGAGCATACCCAGAAGCATAACAGGTTTCTTCTCACCGGAGTGAAGCTCTCTGGTACTTCTTTGGATCCTGCTGCGTCCTCCACCAATTGCACCCATGGCTCTGAAGGAAGAAACAACGCTCGATCTAGAATGAACAGACCCAGATCATCAGTTTCCAATGAAGAAAATGCAAGTAATTCTTCTTGCAAGGTTGAAGACAACGTGGCTAGTGACACTGGTTCGGTTTCAACTAGCAGCATTTCTGAGTACTTGATCGAAACAATACCCGGTTACTGTTTTGAAGACCTTCTTGATGCTTCATTTGCACCTAATGGTTTCTGTAAG AACCAGAACTATGATCGTCATAGGCGTTTCAGGACCAAGATCTTCAAGTTATTAGGACGTGTTTGGTTTGAGTTAAGGAGATTCCAAAATCTTAACGCTATCGATGATCAACTGTTTGTAAAAATCTGTTGGAAAAtatcttcttttgtttttgttatttgcaTTTCTTTTTGGGCTCCCTGCTGCAttctttatgatttttttttcattctctattcCCGACCACTGTTTCGGCctcttattttagtatttttttcaattttcattgggttaattaataatattttttgggggggggtCCATGCTTTTATTGACATGAACATGAATTCATTGAATAACGCAACTGAATATTATGTGCCACTTTCTTAA
- the LOC114408044 gene encoding B-box zinc finger protein 20-like isoform X2 has protein sequence MKIQCAVCDKVEASVFCSADEAALCHSCDRTIHHANKLATKHPRFSLHYPTSQDFPLCDICQERRAYLFCQEDRALLCRECDVPIHRANEHTQKHNRFLLTGVKLSGTSLDPAASSTNCTHGSEGRNNARSRMNRPRSSVSNEENASNSSCKVEDNVASDTGSVSTSSISEYLIETIPGYCFEDLLDASFAPNGF, from the exons atgaagatccAGTGTGCTGTGTGTGACAAAGTGGAAGCCTCCGTCTTCTGCTCTGCAGATGAAGCTGCTCTTTGCCATAGTTGTGACCGCACCATTCACCACGCCAACAAGCTTGCAACCAAACACCCACGCTTCTCTCTCCATTACCCCACCTCCCAAGACTTCCCTCTTTGTGATATTTGCCAA gAGAGGCGTGCATATCTATTTTGCCAAGAAGACAGGGCATTGCTATGCAGGGAGTGTGACGTTCCTATCCACAGGGCGAATGAGCATACCCAGAAGCATAACAGGTTTCTTCTCACCGGAGTGAAGCTCTCTGGTACTTCTTTGGATCCTGCTGCGTCCTCCACCAATTGCACCCATGGCTCTGAAGGAAGAAACAACGCTCGATCTAGAATGAACAGACCCAGATCATCAGTTTCCAATGAAGAAAATGCAAGTAATTCTTCTTGCAAGGTTGAAGACAACGTGGCTAGTGACACTGGTTCGGTTTCAACTAGCAGCATTTCTGAGTACTTGATCGAAACAATACCCGGTTACTGTTTTGAAGACCTTCTTGATGCTTCATTTGCACCTAATGGTTTCT AA